A genomic stretch from Kribbella amoyensis includes:
- a CDS encoding C40 family peptidase, with protein MQWKRARRSITTLALAFATAVAGAVMVASPPAYADGLANPSGTLTVECPGASAFVQVDWLGPNRVTIRWRLEDTGTATNISPVIRIQAVDGDGTVAPMTFPSGDTFFVLRGGNGHSEVGLKADWNPGNMADLNHLKVKVQNGTTDQGTSCTESRNIFNWSRIAYNIALSREAKGYRLGGLGPDFYDCSGLTLTSYNAIPLFNDFNLGTVRTAEEIYDWARTHTSPAKVYAKRVPRADAKVGDLFFYERTAANGRDITHVGFYAGNNTQYDALSPEAGIDTHDISSSYWTSRLVEVYRILGVSTDG; from the coding sequence ATGCAATGGAAACGTGCCAGACGCAGTATCACGACCTTGGCCCTGGCCTTCGCCACCGCGGTCGCCGGCGCCGTCATGGTCGCCTCGCCCCCGGCGTACGCCGACGGATTGGCCAACCCGAGCGGAACGCTGACGGTCGAGTGTCCGGGCGCCAGCGCCTTCGTCCAGGTCGACTGGCTCGGCCCGAACCGGGTGACGATCCGCTGGCGCCTTGAAGACACCGGCACCGCGACCAACATCTCCCCGGTGATCCGTATCCAGGCGGTCGACGGAGACGGCACCGTGGCACCGATGACGTTCCCCAGTGGGGACACCTTCTTCGTCCTCCGGGGCGGCAACGGCCACAGCGAGGTCGGCCTGAAGGCGGACTGGAACCCCGGCAACATGGCGGATCTCAACCATCTGAAGGTGAAGGTCCAGAACGGAACGACCGACCAGGGCACCTCCTGCACCGAGTCCCGCAACATCTTCAACTGGAGCAGGATCGCTTACAACATCGCCCTCAGCCGGGAGGCCAAGGGCTACCGGCTCGGCGGACTGGGACCGGACTTCTACGACTGTTCCGGGCTGACGCTGACTTCGTACAACGCGATTCCGCTCTTCAACGACTTCAACCTCGGCACCGTCCGTACCGCCGAAGAGATCTACGACTGGGCAAGGACGCACACGTCTCCCGCGAAGGTGTACGCGAAGCGGGTTCCGCGGGCGGACGCGAAGGTCGGTGACCTGTTCTTCTACGAACGAACCGCCGCCAACGGCCGCGACATCACCCATGTCGGCTTCTACGCGGGCAACAACACCCAGTACGACGCCCTCAGCCCCGAGGCCGGGATCGACACGCACGACATCAGCAGTAGTTACTGGACCAGCAGGCTTGTGGAGGTCTACCGCATCCTCGGCGTCTCCACCGACGGCTGA